One genomic window of Quercus robur chromosome 6, dhQueRobu3.1, whole genome shotgun sequence includes the following:
- the LOC126690431 gene encoding uncharacterized protein LOC126690431 isoform X1 encodes MGGFLQFFYFNQGNMAKKVHKQKRNLGGLEAPRNSLELQLETSQSYCAVGDIPYSYQVEEDWSEKNCYPIEASMKKLINEEVSKQSSTRQNAPSIVARLMGMDMLPLNTNSVVQPIDKKNENAGTKFSKKERNGKGSVGHTSSDSNASTLMELDSSYHNKGKSTDRWSSEQRLGKPRRREHPQEEELQKFKKEFEAWQAARFKECSRVIELDDISGQLLAQEDLNKEKMARYATSGRTAYEKPIEPKSHTLKARSHERGGLHQRGDKTELFPSEQRESFPLRSRTMSRDFDESTLMISSQKLDNSSAPTKIVILKPGPDRICNQEESWTSSSGIVEERGSIEDFLEEVKERLKCELQGKNLKRSSVGRGSGIETPFSEKPSDPKRIAKHIAKQVRESVTRDLGRNLLRSESTRSYKSEIQFNGPGSPDFISRDTRKFLSERLRNVLKRESHLDVPIVVNGSSTSSAFDDEKVKLKQVRDSLKARNEVSRWEIVKDEPEVKTRSFRHGSDDGGVLQSELSPRNLIRSLSAPVSGTSFGKLLLEDRHVLTGAHIRRKHEATDNGSVDIKKQKKERFNFKEKVSNFRYSFALRRRLFGKKIESMVESHSCELDLMKDMMSGPTVIMNYGERHENSTEVPPSPASICSSGQEEFWRSADHISPMSTPDLTSREDNVVPLLFREISSDLSELRKQLNQLKSHEPEETTEMEFDECEMVELEDPTEAYIRDLLVSSGLYDGSSDGSLFRWDTFAKPISNSVFEEVEESYRKLAREDESTIKDHNAKLDHKLLLDLLNETLSTILAPLSTTSTFKRKIINSTMVPPLRGRKLLDHVWEIIHVYLHPSADKSHYSLDSMVALDLGSVPWSLLMDDEVNVLARGVEYLIIGDLVEEIVKDIQL; translated from the exons ATGGGAGGCTTCTTGCAGTTTTTTTACTTCAATCAGGGTAACATGGCCAAGAAAGTTCATAAACAGAAAAGAAATTTAGGCG GCCTTGAAGCTCCTCGGAATAGTCTGGAGTTGCAATTAGAAACTTCTCAAAGTTATTGTGCTGTAGGGGATATACCG TACTCTTATCAAGTGGAAGAAGACTGGTCTGAAAAGAATTGTTATCCAATTGAGGCTTCGATGAAGAAATTGATAAATGAGGAAGTATCTAAACAATCAAGCACCAGACAAAATGCCCCAAGCATCGTTGCCCGGCTTATGGGAATGGACATGCTGCCATTAAATACAAATTCTGTAGTTCAGCCAATtgataaaaagaatgaaaatgcaGGAACAAAGTTCTCAAAGaaggaaaggaatggaaagggTTCAGTTGGTCACACATCATCTGACTCAAATGCTTCCACACTGATGGAACTTGACTCATCTTACCATAATAAAGGCAAAAGTACTGATAGATGGAGCAGTGAGCAAAGGTTAGGAAAACCAAGGCGTCGAGAACATCCTCAAGAGGAGGAACTACAGAAATTTAAGAAAGAATTTGAAGCATGGCAGGCGGCAAGGTTTAAGGAATGTTCAAGGGTTATTGAACTTGATGACATCTCTGGACAGTTGCTTGCTCAAGAGGACCTCAACAAAGAAAAGATGGCACGTTATGCAACTTCTGGGAGAACAGCATATGAGAAGCCCATAGAACCTAAGAGTCATACATTAAAGGCAAGGTCACATGAGAGAGGCGGTTTACATCAACGTGGAGATAAAACAGAACTATTCCCATCTGAGCAAAGGGAATCTTTTCCTTTAAGAAGCAGGACCATGAGTAGAGACTTTGATGAGTCCACCCTTATGATTTCTAGCCAGAAACTAGATAATTCTTCTGCTCCCACAAAGATAGTGATCTTGAAGCCTGGTCCTGATAGGATTTGTAACCAAGAAGAGTCTTGGACAAGTTCCTCGGGAATTGTAGAGGAGAGGGGTAGTATAGAAGATTTTCTTGAGGAGGTTAAGGAACGGCTGAAATGTGAACTGCAAGGGAAAAATCTTAAGAGGAGTTCTGTGGGCCGTGGAAGTGGAATCGAGACCCCTTTCAGTGAAAAGCCATCAGATCCAAAAAGAATTGCTAAGCATATAGCAAAACAAGTCCGAGAAAGTGTGACTAGGGACCTCGGAAGAAATTTGCTCCGATCAGAATCAACAAGATCATATAAAAGTGAAATTCAGTTCAATGGACCAGGTTCCCCGGATTTCATTAGCAGAGATACTAGGAAATTCTTGTCAGAGAGACTAAGAAATGTTCTCAAGAGAGAATCACATCTTGACGTTCCCATAGTGGTCAATGGCAGCTCTACTTCATCTGCATTTGATGATGAAAAGGTCAAACTAAAACAAGTTAGAGATTCATTGAAGGCAAGGAATGAAGTGAGCCGCTGGGAAATTGTGAAAGATGAACCAGAAGTGAAAACCAGATCTTTCAGACATGGGTCAGATGATGGGGGAGTACTCCAAAGTGAATTATCCCCTAGAAATCTCATTAGGTCTTTGTCAGCTCCTGTATCAGGAACGTCATTTGGGAAGCTTCTTCTGGAAGACCGTCACGTTTTAACTGGTGCTCATATCCGGAGAAAGCATGAAGCCACTGATAATGGGTCAGTGGATATTAAAAAGCAGAAGAAAGAAAGGTTTaattttaaagagaaagtttccaATTTCAGATACAGTTTCGCTCTAAGACGGAGATTGTTTGGCAAGAAGATAGAATCAATGGTGGAATCACATAGCTGTGAACTCGATCTTATGAAAGACATGATGAGCGGACCAACAGTTATTATGAACTATGGCGAGAGGCAT GAGAATTCCACTGAGGTTCCCCCTAGTCCTGCATCAATATGTAGCAGTGGTCAAGAAGAGTTCTGGAGGTCTGCTGATCATATCAGCCCAATGTCTACACCAGATTTAACTTCAAGAGAAGATAATGTTGTACCACTGCTTTTTAGAGAAATCAGCTCCGATCTGAGTG AGTTGCGGAAGCAACTAAATCAACTTAAGTCTCATGAGCCTGAAGAGACAACTGAAATGGAGTTTGATGAGTGTGAGATGGTTGAGCTAGAAGACCCAACAGAAGCTTACATAAGAGATCTGCTTGTTTCTTCTGGCTTGTATGATGGATCATCTGATGGGTCTTTATTCAGGTGGGACACATTTGCTAAGCCTATTAGCAACTCCGTCTTTGAAGAAGTGGAAGAATCATATAGAAAATTGGCCAGGGAGGATGAAAGTACGATAAAGGATCACAATGCAAAGTTAGATCACAAGTTGCTACTTGATTTATTAAATGAAACACTTTCAACGATTCTTGCACCACTTTCAACCACGTCTACATTCAAAAGAAAGATTATTAATTCCACTATGGTGCCACCTTTACGTGGAAGGAAGTTATTGGATCATGTGTGGGAGATTATCCATGTGTATTTACACCCTTCAGCTGACAAATCCCATTACTCACTTGATAGTATGGTTGCCCTGGATCTAGGATCAGTCCCATGGTCTTTATTGATGGATGATGAGGTTAATGTTTTGGCAAGAGGGGTGGAATATCTGATAATTGGAGATTTGGTTGAGGAAATTGTAAAGGACATACAACTATGA
- the LOC126690431 gene encoding uncharacterized protein LOC126690431 isoform X2: protein MKKLINEEVSKQSSTRQNAPSIVARLMGMDMLPLNTNSVVQPIDKKNENAGTKFSKKERNGKGSVGHTSSDSNASTLMELDSSYHNKGKSTDRWSSEQRLGKPRRREHPQEEELQKFKKEFEAWQAARFKECSRVIELDDISGQLLAQEDLNKEKMARYATSGRTAYEKPIEPKSHTLKARSHERGGLHQRGDKTELFPSEQRESFPLRSRTMSRDFDESTLMISSQKLDNSSAPTKIVILKPGPDRICNQEESWTSSSGIVEERGSIEDFLEEVKERLKCELQGKNLKRSSVGRGSGIETPFSEKPSDPKRIAKHIAKQVRESVTRDLGRNLLRSESTRSYKSEIQFNGPGSPDFISRDTRKFLSERLRNVLKRESHLDVPIVVNGSSTSSAFDDEKVKLKQVRDSLKARNEVSRWEIVKDEPEVKTRSFRHGSDDGGVLQSELSPRNLIRSLSAPVSGTSFGKLLLEDRHVLTGAHIRRKHEATDNGSVDIKKQKKERFNFKEKVSNFRYSFALRRRLFGKKIESMVESHSCELDLMKDMMSGPTVIMNYGERHENSTEVPPSPASICSSGQEEFWRSADHISPMSTPDLTSREDNVVPLLFREISSDLSELRKQLNQLKSHEPEETTEMEFDECEMVELEDPTEAYIRDLLVSSGLYDGSSDGSLFRWDTFAKPISNSVFEEVEESYRKLAREDESTIKDHNAKLDHKLLLDLLNETLSTILAPLSTTSTFKRKIINSTMVPPLRGRKLLDHVWEIIHVYLHPSADKSHYSLDSMVALDLGSVPWSLLMDDEVNVLARGVEYLIIGDLVEEIVKDIQL from the exons ATGAAGAAATTGATAAATGAGGAAGTATCTAAACAATCAAGCACCAGACAAAATGCCCCAAGCATCGTTGCCCGGCTTATGGGAATGGACATGCTGCCATTAAATACAAATTCTGTAGTTCAGCCAATtgataaaaagaatgaaaatgcaGGAACAAAGTTCTCAAAGaaggaaaggaatggaaagggTTCAGTTGGTCACACATCATCTGACTCAAATGCTTCCACACTGATGGAACTTGACTCATCTTACCATAATAAAGGCAAAAGTACTGATAGATGGAGCAGTGAGCAAAGGTTAGGAAAACCAAGGCGTCGAGAACATCCTCAAGAGGAGGAACTACAGAAATTTAAGAAAGAATTTGAAGCATGGCAGGCGGCAAGGTTTAAGGAATGTTCAAGGGTTATTGAACTTGATGACATCTCTGGACAGTTGCTTGCTCAAGAGGACCTCAACAAAGAAAAGATGGCACGTTATGCAACTTCTGGGAGAACAGCATATGAGAAGCCCATAGAACCTAAGAGTCATACATTAAAGGCAAGGTCACATGAGAGAGGCGGTTTACATCAACGTGGAGATAAAACAGAACTATTCCCATCTGAGCAAAGGGAATCTTTTCCTTTAAGAAGCAGGACCATGAGTAGAGACTTTGATGAGTCCACCCTTATGATTTCTAGCCAGAAACTAGATAATTCTTCTGCTCCCACAAAGATAGTGATCTTGAAGCCTGGTCCTGATAGGATTTGTAACCAAGAAGAGTCTTGGACAAGTTCCTCGGGAATTGTAGAGGAGAGGGGTAGTATAGAAGATTTTCTTGAGGAGGTTAAGGAACGGCTGAAATGTGAACTGCAAGGGAAAAATCTTAAGAGGAGTTCTGTGGGCCGTGGAAGTGGAATCGAGACCCCTTTCAGTGAAAAGCCATCAGATCCAAAAAGAATTGCTAAGCATATAGCAAAACAAGTCCGAGAAAGTGTGACTAGGGACCTCGGAAGAAATTTGCTCCGATCAGAATCAACAAGATCATATAAAAGTGAAATTCAGTTCAATGGACCAGGTTCCCCGGATTTCATTAGCAGAGATACTAGGAAATTCTTGTCAGAGAGACTAAGAAATGTTCTCAAGAGAGAATCACATCTTGACGTTCCCATAGTGGTCAATGGCAGCTCTACTTCATCTGCATTTGATGATGAAAAGGTCAAACTAAAACAAGTTAGAGATTCATTGAAGGCAAGGAATGAAGTGAGCCGCTGGGAAATTGTGAAAGATGAACCAGAAGTGAAAACCAGATCTTTCAGACATGGGTCAGATGATGGGGGAGTACTCCAAAGTGAATTATCCCCTAGAAATCTCATTAGGTCTTTGTCAGCTCCTGTATCAGGAACGTCATTTGGGAAGCTTCTTCTGGAAGACCGTCACGTTTTAACTGGTGCTCATATCCGGAGAAAGCATGAAGCCACTGATAATGGGTCAGTGGATATTAAAAAGCAGAAGAAAGAAAGGTTTaattttaaagagaaagtttccaATTTCAGATACAGTTTCGCTCTAAGACGGAGATTGTTTGGCAAGAAGATAGAATCAATGGTGGAATCACATAGCTGTGAACTCGATCTTATGAAAGACATGATGAGCGGACCAACAGTTATTATGAACTATGGCGAGAGGCAT GAGAATTCCACTGAGGTTCCCCCTAGTCCTGCATCAATATGTAGCAGTGGTCAAGAAGAGTTCTGGAGGTCTGCTGATCATATCAGCCCAATGTCTACACCAGATTTAACTTCAAGAGAAGATAATGTTGTACCACTGCTTTTTAGAGAAATCAGCTCCGATCTGAGTG AGTTGCGGAAGCAACTAAATCAACTTAAGTCTCATGAGCCTGAAGAGACAACTGAAATGGAGTTTGATGAGTGTGAGATGGTTGAGCTAGAAGACCCAACAGAAGCTTACATAAGAGATCTGCTTGTTTCTTCTGGCTTGTATGATGGATCATCTGATGGGTCTTTATTCAGGTGGGACACATTTGCTAAGCCTATTAGCAACTCCGTCTTTGAAGAAGTGGAAGAATCATATAGAAAATTGGCCAGGGAGGATGAAAGTACGATAAAGGATCACAATGCAAAGTTAGATCACAAGTTGCTACTTGATTTATTAAATGAAACACTTTCAACGATTCTTGCACCACTTTCAACCACGTCTACATTCAAAAGAAAGATTATTAATTCCACTATGGTGCCACCTTTACGTGGAAGGAAGTTATTGGATCATGTGTGGGAGATTATCCATGTGTATTTACACCCTTCAGCTGACAAATCCCATTACTCACTTGATAGTATGGTTGCCCTGGATCTAGGATCAGTCCCATGGTCTTTATTGATGGATGATGAGGTTAATGTTTTGGCAAGAGGGGTGGAATATCTGATAATTGGAGATTTGGTTGAGGAAATTGTAAAGGACATACAACTATGA